A segment of the Candidatus Pelagisphaera phototrophica genome:
CGACTACTTCTACCCCTATCCGCACCCAACCAACCAGAAGCCACACCCCTTTCCGGATTCCGATACATTCGAACGTTTTGGTCGGGGAGATCGCGACCCATGGCGCCGCGCAAATGTGGACGGATTCATCAAGAAACTGCATTCCCACATCAAACAAGCTAAGCCATGGGTGAAATTTGGCGTAAGCCCTTTCGGCATTTGGCGACCCGGAATTCCCAAAGGAACCGAAGCCGGACTGGATGCCTATGGACTGCTGTATGCCGATTCCCGCAAATGGATGCGCAAGGGCTGGGTCGACTATATGATGCCTCAACTTTATTGGAGTATCGACTCAAAAGGTCAAAGCTTCCCCAAGCTTCTGGACTGGTGGATCAGCGAGAACAAAAAGAAGCGCCATCTGTGGCCAGGCATCGCTACCGATCGCGTCAGTGACCAAAGACCCGCTTACGAGATGCAGAAGCAGATCTCGATTATTCGTTCCGCTAGCAAAGGCGCCCCTGGACATTCCCACTGGAGCGCAGACAGTTTGATAAACAATCAGAAGGGCGTTCAGAAGCTCCTCAAACGAACCGTCTACCGATCACCCGCTCTTGTTCCTCCATCCTCTTGGATGAAAGGGGAAAAGCCCGGCTCTCCTGCCATCGCGATCACTGCCGAGGGAATAGGATACAAAATCCGAATCGCCCCGCAATCGAACGTCCGATTCTGGATCCTACAAACGAAGCACGGCAAAGAATGGAAGCTCCAGATATTGGACGGAACAATCGAATCAGCTCGAATCGGTCCGACTGAAGTCATCGCCTTTTCTGGCTTGGGACTGACCGGGCTTCAAGGAAGAGCCGTAATTTACACCGTCAAAGAGTAATGGAAAGAGGCAAAGATCCTCGATAGGCTCGTTCCTGGCGATTGACCTAGCACAGACTGAGATTCATTAATACAGCTTAAACGTGAACCAAAACCTCAATACAACCGGAATCGCAAAAAGTGCGGTTGCTCGCCTTCACGCGGATGGAGGAACCACTTCGCTCAATGACGATGTGGTTGTGGAAGAGCCCTTAGAAATCCGAATCGGCAATCGCCCATTCGTGGTGACAATGCGGACCCCTGGCAACGACGAGGAGCTCGCCGCCGGTTTTATGACAACCGAGGGATTCACTCATTCAAAGTCGGATTTCAAGGAGATCGATCGATGTCGCATGGCGTCACATCCGGAAAACACGATTCGGGTACGAATGAGCACAGGTGTGAAACTCAACAAAATCGAATCTCTCCGTTACGGAGCGATATCAGCCAGTTGTGGCGTTTGTGGAAAAACGTCCATCGAATCCATTAGAAACTCGTATCCAGATATCCAGAGCGACTGTAAAATTGAGCGAGCAACTCTGCTTTCGCTTCCCGATCGATTGCGAAAAAGCCAAGTTGTCTTTGAAAAGACCGGAGGACTCCACTCCTCCGGACTATTCGACAAAGCGGGCAATCTACTTTGTCTTCGAGAAGATGTGGGACGTCACAATGCCCTCGACAAGGTGATCGGCTTTGCACTGCTCAACGACATCTGGCCACTCGAAAACCATATCCTCATGGTTAGCGGTCGTGTTTCTTTCGAAATCATTCAAAAGGCATTGGCGGCCCGAATTCCGATTGTAGCCGCTGTATCCGCGCCTTCATCACTGGCGATTTCAGTAGCTCGCGAATGCGGAATCACTTTAGTTGGTTTCTTACGAAACCCCACCATGAATGTCTATTCACATCCACACCGAATATCTGGATAACACTTTGATGAAGAAAACTCGCATTCCCATGAACACCTTATGGCATTTCTTAAAGATTAGCGCGTGCATCGCTGCCCTTGCCTGTTTCTCGCAACGCGCCGCATCCAAACCTAACATCGTTTTCATCATGTCGGACGACCATACTTGGCAAGCGATTGGCAGCTACGGCAGCCACCTGAAAGAAGTTGCCCCCACCGCAAATATTGACCGACTGGTCGACGAAGGCATTCTTCTTAAAAACGTCTTCTGCACGAATTCCATCTGCACACCCAGCCGTGCTACCATACTGAGTGGACAATACAGTCACAAAAATGGAGTCCTTACACTCGCCGATACATGGAATCGAGACCACCAACCCAACCTAGCCGTCGAAATGCAGAGAGCGGGTTACGAGACCGCGATTGTTGGCAAATGGCACCTGCATTCTGAACCGGTCGGCTTCGACTACTACAAAGTGCTCCCTGGCCAGGGTCTCTATTTTAACCCTCTGCTCAAAGAAAAAGGTAAGCCATGGAAAGACGCTAATCAGGGAGGAGAAGTACACGAGGGCCACTCCAGCGATGTCATAGGCAACGAGACCCTGAAGTGGCTCCGGGAAAAAAGAACAGACGACAAGCCCTTCTTCCTCATGTGCCACTTCAAGGCGCCCCACGGTTTATGGGAGTACGCTCCTCGCTTTAAGGACCTGTATGCAGACACGGATATACCAGAGCCTCATTCCCTTTTTGAGGACAATTCCGATCGCTCCGATGGATCTCGTAACTTCGGAAGTACCGTTGGCCCCACAAACCAGATACGTAACCGCGTCACTCGGATGCAGTCTAAAATCTGGCCTAACGGCCCTCTTGACATATCCGGAATGGACGAGAAAGCCCAAACCCGTGCCGCCTATCAACGCTATCTAAAAGACTACTTGCGATGCGTCGCCGGCATTGACGAAAACGTCGGTCGCATTCTCGATTACTTAGATCAAGCTGGGCTGGCTAAGGACACGCTTGTTGTATATACCGGTGATCAAGGTATGATGCTCGGCGAGCATGATCGCGTCGACAAGCGCTGGGCATTCGAAGAATCCATGCGCATGCCGTTCATCGTCCGCTACCCAAAGGAAATTAACGCCAATAGCATCAACAAAGACATCATTAACAACACGGACTTCGCCCCAACTTTACTTGACTTCGCTGGCGGCAAAGCGCCGCCGGAAATGCAAGGGCAGTCCTTTCGCAGAAACCTAGCCGGCAAAACTCCCCGAAACTGGAGGCGTGATACCTACTACCGATACTGGATGCATCGCGCTCACCACGACACTCCAGCTCACTACGCCCTTAGAACCGAACGCTACAAACTTATATTCTATTACGGTCTTCCCCTTCACCCAACCCTCAATGCCATAGCTGCAAATGAAACCGAAGTTGTGACCGAGGCCAACATGCATATGATTTCCTCATGGGATATTTCCAAGGCCAAGCCCACGCCTGCCGGACTGGAACTCTACGATTTGGAAAAAGATCCCTATGAACAGCAAAACGTTTACGGAGACCCTGTTTACGCTGAAGTTGCCGCAAAACTCAAACAGAGACTTCTCGCTCTGAAAAAGGAAGTTGGCGACATCGACGAACCCTATCCGGAGCTCATGACTCGACGAGAAAAAGCATGGCGAAACTAGCCTTACTCCACAAGGTCCACACTTTTCCTCATCATTTTTAAAGCAGCCATTCAACATCCTCTTTACATAACATGAAATTTCGATGCTTCATCCCTTCTCTCCTAGTATTTCAGCTCGTATCTAATAGTTGCCTACAAGCGCAAAACGAAAATCAGCTCACTCAAAACGACATCCTCGCCATGGTAGAGGAATTGTCCAATTGGGGTCGCTGGGGCGTGGACGACCAGTTGGGAGCCATCAATCTTATAACGCCTCAAAAACGCCAAGAGGCCGCTAAACTCGTTCAACTCGGAATATCCGTTTCCCTCGCTCGGGATGTCGAAACAGAGCTTGCCGCCGACAACCCGAATCCGTTCCAGCACAAAATGCTTTCCGATGGTCTAAACTTGCATGCCCAGTGGTGCTCGGATAACTTCTCCGTTTCCTACCATGGATTCGCCCACTCCCACATCGATTCACTCTGCCACTACGTTCACGAACAAACTCTTTACAACGGGATCTCCGCCAAAGTGGTGACTCCAGAGGGCGCAAAGAAACTCGACGTACACAATCTGAAGAACGGCGTCTTTACTCGTGGGATTCTTATAGACGGTCCCGCTCTGAAAGGAGTCGACTACCTGGAACCTGGAACCGCGATTTATCCAAGCGACTTAGACGCTTGGGAAAAAAAGATAGGCGTCAAAAGCGCTAGAGGCGATGTCGTCCTCATCTACACCGGCAGATGGGCGAGGCGTGAAGCCGTTGGCCCCTGGAACGGTACCCAGGCCGGACTGCATGCTACCTCCGCTCGCTGGCTGAGGGAACGCGACATCTCCGTTCTGGGAAGCGATGGTGGCAGCGAAGTATCACCTTCAGGAATACCAGGCGTGAACAGCCCTATTCATCTTCTAATGCTACACTCTATGGGGGTTCACATGCTAGACAATCTCGATCTTGAAGAGCTCAGTCAGAAAACGAAAGAGCTCAAGCGATGGGACTTTCTAATCACCTTCGCTCCACTCGCAGTCGAAGGGGGAACGGGTTCACCCCTTAACCCGATAGCCATTTTTTAAAGGCTCAATTGATGAAGTATCGCCTTGCGTTACTGGTAGCCATTTTGGCGCTTGTCTATTTCGGAGGCCGGTATGCTTACGACGGTGTTTTTCAGGCCGAAGATCCAAAGGATACCTCTTGGACAGAAAACAAGGACCCAACCCCAATGCCTGACTTTGTTGAACTCGCAGAATCGCATCCATTTGAAAACAAAGGCACTTATACATTGCCTGAGTTCTCACCACCAGATGGATTGGCAAAACGGGGCGAACTTCTAGTGTCTTTTGCAGATCCGCAATCCTATCGGTATTTTCTAGGTTCCTCCGATCACAATCGTATCCGAATTATTGATAGAAACGACCTTCTTAATTCTATTCGCCTCGGCGTTCACAACGAAGAAGCGGCTAGTCGAATCCGTGACCTAGCCGGAAGCGATGCGTCCTTTGACTATAACTACGTCGTTGCGGCACCCAATAGTCCGCAACCTTCTCCAAGCAGAAGAGCGGGTGTTCCATTCGAAAACCAGGCTCTCGAATGGCTAGGCGTTCCTAGAGAACACGAAGATTGGGGCCAAGGCGTCAAGATCGCGATCCTCGATACCGGCGTAGCCGAGCACTTTATTCTAGGGGATAAAAGCATCGAGCGAAAAATACTGGTCGAGTCTACTGAAAACCCCGATTCCGAGTACAACGGCCATGGCACCGCTATCGCATCAATCCTAATTGGAGAAGATGGTCTCGGAATCGCGCCTGCTGCGGACTTGATCAGTATCCAAGTCATGGATTCTGATGGCCTTGGCGATAGCTTTACTTTAGCCGAGGGCATTATTGAAGCGGTCGACTCGGGAGTATCCGTTATCAGCATGAGCCTTGGAAGCTACGGGTACACTCGAGTTCTCGACGACGCGGTCGCCTATGCCTTATCAAGGGGAGTCGCCCTGGTCGCGTCAGCAGGCAATGACGGGGGCAACATGGTTCCTTACCCTGCCCAGTTTCAAGGTGTGATCGGGGTCGGGGCCATCGATGCGGATAGTAAGCGAGCGGAGTTTTCCAACTATAGTCCCTCGGTAGATATTGCGGCTCCGGGTGTGGGGGTCTTCGCGGCCTGGGGTGATGAAGAATGGATCAGTTTCTCCGGAACATCGGCCGCCGCCCCCTATGTTTCCGGCAGTATTGCGGCCACTCTTTCCCTCAATCCGAGCCTCGGCCCTCAGGAAGCCGCAGATCTTCTTCTCCAATATGCAGACGATGGCGGTGCTCCCGGTGTGGATGTCGAGACCGGAAATGGAACCCTGAATATAGATCGGGTTTTAAGTCGCGACGAGCCCAACATTTACGACGCAGCTGTCGGCGATTTCTATTTAGACTACTCGCAAGCAACCGCATCCGCCATCCCCCTTCTCGTAACTGTAGAAAACCGAGGGACCGAACGACTCAATAGCGTGTCCATGGAAATCGTCCAGAACGGCGGTTTCCCACAAAAAGTCTACCTCGGCAGCCTTCTCGAGAACGAAACAACCGCACACACGATTTACCTGGATAGAACCCAGCTCGCCCCGGAATTCGGCTACACAATACAAGCAGAGACTATCATCTCTGGACGAGAGGATTCCCGGTCAGACAATGACGCCAAATCAGGATCGCTGGTCATCGCCACCGAGGAACCTTAGAGACTTTGCTTAGCCTAGGACTGTTTTTGTCTTACCCCATCAGCTATTGTTGATTTCTATGAAAGTTACCGACATTGCCTTCACCGGATATCCTGTTACGAATATGCCACGTGCCCGCGACTTTTACGAAAAGAAGCTAGGGCTCAGTCCAACCGTCTATGAGCTGGAAAAGGGTGCCTCATGGGTAGAGTACGAGATGCGATCGGGCACGCTCGCCATCACAGACATTGATCTTAATTGGCAACCCCAAGACAACGGACCTTCCATCGCTTTGGAAGTCGATGATTTCGATGCGATGATGATCCATCTAAGGGATAATGGTTTCACTATCTGTGCCGACAAAATCGATACTCCCGTTTGCGAGATTGGAACCATACAGGACAGCGAAGGTAACATGATCACGATCTTTTCCAAAAAGGCGGTGTATTCGGAATTTTCAAACGCTATCGTGAATTCGGCATAATAACAACCAACTTGTGGCGCGCCGGAGGATGGGAGGACCAGCCGCTACAAGATTCGACCTTTCCAACCACAGTTATCTGGGCGACGTTTCGCTCCCCTGATCGAACTATTATGAGCGAAGGTAAATCGGGCGTCACTCCCACTAAATTTGGCACTTTTGGCGGCCTCTTTACGCCTAGCACCCTCACGATGCTCGGAGTCATAATATTCCTGCGATTTGGCCAAGTGGTCGGCCAGAACGCGGACCCGGTTAAGGCAGAATCCAAGATCCAATCGTTGATTGAGACACCTCGCGCGAAAGCGACGCCACGTATTGTGAGAAGCGACGATACCTAATCGGAAATGAGAGTTCGCTCTGCCTCCGCCGCAATCGTATTTATAGGATTTGAAGTTCCAGTCGAAGGGAACGAAGATCCTTTTATGCAAACGATATCCGAACATGTCAGCGACTTGCCCAATCTAATTCTCGTCTCCAGTGCTGGGAACACCTCACTAACCGCATAATAAGAGTTTTTTCTGCCAACCTCAACTTTTATGGCTAAAAACAACTTCTACTTTCCTTTGATCATCGTAATAGGTCTATTTTTCACCTCGTGCACTCTCCGCGATGCCGATACGTCCGATCAAATATTGAAATCGTATGAAATCGCCTTCACCCAATCCTCCATCGTCATCGATGGTAAATTAAACGAGGGCGCTTGGAAGTCCGTACCACCTGTCGACGATTTTCAGTTCCCCTGGTGGACGGAGGGAAAAAAGGAGAAAACGAAGGCCAAACTTTTGTGGGACGATCGATACCTATATGTCAGTTTTGTCTGCAAGGACTCTCACATCTGGGCCGAACATACTGATCGCGACTCGCCCGTCTACAAAGACGATTGCGTCGAAATTTTCACCTCCCCCAACCCTGACAATTTGATGGACTACTTCAATATCGAGATGAACGTAAAAGGCATATCTCTCGACTTCCAACATCCGGAAGGTCCGGGTAGCAAAGTCTCCTGGGATCCAGACATTCGAATTGCCACCTCGATCGTTGGTACGCTCAATGACGATTCAGACACCGACAGTCTTTGGACCCTCGAAGTCGCCATTCCTTTCGCGGCATTTTCCCACGTCGCTAAAAACACTCCACCTAAACCCGGCGATGATTGGCGTCTCAACCTCCATCGCCTCGGCGGACAGACCAATTTCCAATACAGCCAATGGAATCCCTCGAAATCTGATAAGGTGCTCTTCCACGCTCCGGAGTTTTTCGGCCGAGTAACTTTCGTTAAATAACAAACCGGCAAAGAGAACCGGCTTGCCCTGAGCGGTGTCGCAGAGCTCGGTCCCCTTTTGGAGGGCATTCCAAGAATGTGGTAAAACTCAACTACACCAACGTTGAATCCAAAACTATCTCCAATCGCCCGTCCCTATCTACAAGCAATTGTAACTCTGAAAAACTAGCCCCTCGCCCGACGATTCTCGATTCATTCATTACCAACGAACTCCCCACGGCGAAAACGCGACATCCTGCATTCAGGGCGGACCGCACACCCGTCTCAGAATCCTCGAAAACCAAGCAGTCTTCCGGACGGTACCCAAGCTCCATTGACGCCTTCAAGTAAGCCTCTGGATGAGGCTTCCCCTCTAGCACTCCATCCGCCGCAACCAGTACACTTGGTATCGGAATGCTTGCCGCCCGCAGCTTTGCCTTGGCCGTGAGAAGGTAGCTTGACGTCGCAATTCCCCATCGACCCTGCGGTACCTGAGAAAGGAAACTTCGGGCTCCTTCTATCTCCCTGAGGTCAGCCAGCTCCCCGCGCTCTTCCGCCTCGATATCAGCCGCCGCCTGCACCGCGTCGAGATGGGGAGCCACTGCCGCAACCGTGTCGACCGATCTCGACCCGTGACTACGGTCTTTTATCTCAGAATACGAAACCCCATTTTGCTGGCACCATGCTTTCATGACTCGCTCAACAATTCCATTCGAGTCCACTAAAGTCCCATCGAGATCAAATAGGAACGCTTCAAATTTCTGCGACATTCCTTCAACACTACGCAGATGCTATAGTCCAAGTCACGGACTAATGACTTGGGAAGCTCAGGCTAAAGCACTGAGCCACCCATCTTCGTCCAATCATTCACGATCGCTGAGCACATCATTCCCCTACTTTCCGTTGTAGAAATCGAATACGAGTACTTTCTCGACATTGGGTCGCACGATTCCGCCAAACTCTTTGTGGGACGGATGCGGGATGTACACACCTCGGCCCACTTCGTCCTCAAAAGTGACCAGAAAGCAATGGCTGTATCCATCATCCAATCCTTCCGGACTGTTATTAAAGCCCCACTCGTAAGCAGCGATCTCTGAGATATCCCCCGGCAAGGAAGTGAATTTCGTCTCGATCGCTTCCTGCGATTTTTCGGTCATTCCTTCTTTGAAATCAAAAAGCACAACATGGCGCAGCTTTCCATCCGTATCAGTCGCCCCCTGCGAGTCCGTAGCAAAAAAGTCGACCACCGTTACCTTGTCCAGAGAAGGAAGCAGCAGATCGACAAACGCTTTATGATCCGGATGTGGCAAGTACTCTGCCCGGCCCGAATCATCAGCAAAACTCACTAGAAAACAGTGCGTGAACCCATTGGCCTTTCCTTCAATGCTCACATCGGTACCCCACTGATACTCGACAATCGACGGAATCTTTGAGGGCAACTCCCCAAAGGCGTCCACTATCTTACCCACCTGGGCATCGGTTGCCTCATCCTTGAACTTAAAGAGTACGACATGTCGCAGTAGCGGCACCTTGCTTGAGGCGGATTCTGAGTCAGGATCGGAAGAGCAACCAAAAGTCATAGCAAGAATAGAAATTAAAAGGGCAAATCGAGTCAACATGGTGAGGTGCGAACAGGTTTTTATGAAATCAGAATGAATTTCTCAGATAGAAACCGGATGGACTCAATAGCAAATACGCAATACAATCTCAGTCTCCCTCCCCTCAAACGAGCAAACCTTTGGTGCTTTACGATAACTCATCAAGAGTGGTGGCCCTTAATGCTAAACCCTATCAATTGACTCTGCACCCAGCCAGCCGTCGTTTTTGTACAAAGCTTAGATGGAATCGTCCTAGTCGCAGAGAACCGAATTAACCGATAATCGCACTCTACTCTCCACCCTGAATTGACAGACGACGAGGGACCCGCATTTCTATTCGTCCGTCTCATTTTTTATGATTATCCAATGAAGAAACTCCTTGCCGCCAACCGCAGCGAAATTGCCGTCCGTATTTTTCGCAGCGCGACTGAACTAGGCTACCGCACCGTAGCCATCTACGCGAATGAGGATCGCTTCGGAGTCCATCGCTTCAAAGCAGACGAAGCCTATTTAATCGGCCAAGGCAAAGGCCCAGTAGCTGCCTACCTAGACATTCCGAACATCATCGACCTCGCCAAAGCAAAGAAGGTCGATCTCGTGCATCCGGGCTATGGCTTCCTCTCTGAGAATGCCCACTTCGCACGATCTTGCGAAGAGAACGGAATCACCTTTGTCGGTCCCAATGCTGAGCTGCTAGAGCGGATGGGTGACAAGATTGAAGCCCGCAAAATCGCAGAAGGTGCCAATGTTCCTACTCTCCCAGGAACACCTGATCCAGTCGCAGATTCTTCAAAGGCGATTAAGATGGCACACAAAATTGGCTTTCCTCTTATCATTAAGGCTGCCTTTGGCGGAGGGGGTCGTGGAATGCGAGTCGTCGACGATCAAAAAGACCTGAAATCGCTCCTTGAGGAAGCTCAGGGTGAGGCCGAACGTGCTTTCGGCAACTCAGCAGTATTTCTTGAACGCTACATCAAACGGGCCAAGCACATCGAAGTGCAGATACTCGGAGACAAGCACGGGAACGTCGTCCATCTTCACGAGCGTGACTGCTCCGTACAACGCCGCCACCAGAAGGTAGTGGAAGTCGCCCCCTCCATTGGACTACCAGAGAAGACTCGACTCGAACTCTGCGAAGCTGCCGTCAAAATTGCCAAATCGATCGGCTACTACAGTGCGGGTACTGTTGAGTTTCTTCTCGATGCTGATACCAACGATTGGTTCTTCATCGAGATGAATCCTCGTATTCAGGTTGAGCATACCGTCACCGAAGTCATAACCGGAATCGACATCGTACGCAGCCAAGTGCTGATCGCCCAGGGGCACTCACTCTTCAGCGACGAAATTGGAATTCCGCTACAGGACGATATACCGAGAAATGGCTATGCGATTCAGGCCCGTGTCACTACGGAAGATCCCGAACACAATTTCGCGCCCGACTATGGCAAAATCGTCAACTACCGAAGCGCGGCTGGCTTTGGCATTCGCTTGGATGGAGCCATGGGCGAAACGGGAGCAGTTATCACACCCTTCTACGATTCTCTCTTGGTCAAGCTGACCGCATCCGCTCGGACTTTCGACTTAGCCATTCAGCGAATGGATCGTGGTTTAAGGGAGATGCGTATCCGAGGGGTCAAGACAAACATCCCGTTTATTGAAAACGTCATTCACCACGACACTTTTAGGTCCGGAGAGGCGATCACTACTTTGATCGATACGACGCCGGAGCTATTTAAATTCCATCGCAGACGCGACCGAGCTACAAAGCTCCTCAACTTGCTCGGCGAAACGATTGTGAACGGGAATCCCCAGGTAAAGAACCGTCCGGTTCCCTCAATGAGTCTCCCGGTCATCGCTCCCGCCTACGACCCAAAGGCACCCAAACCCAAAGGAACACGCGACTATCTCTTAAAGCACGGTCCGGAAAAGTTCGCCGAGTGGACTCGCAAGCAATCCAGGCTTTTGATTACCGATACGACACTACGGGATGCCCACCAGTCGCTCCTTGCCGCTCGTTTGCGGACTTTCGATATGCTTCGTGTGGCTGACAGCATTGCTCAAAACGCCCACAACCTTTACAGTCTCGAATGCTGGGGTGGCGCGACATTCGACACGTGCATGCGCTTTTTGCAGGAAGATCCCTTCCAGCGACTACGAGACCTTAGGGAAAAGATTCCCAATGTCTGTTTTCAGATGCTTCTACGTGGAGCTAATGGAGTTGGGTATTCAAACTATCCCGACAATGTAATTCGTGGATTCGTAAAACACTCCGCAGAGGCCGGCATGGATATATTCCGGATTTTCGATTCGCTCAACTACCTGCCCAATCTCAAGATTGCGATGGAAGCAGTGCGAAAAGACACTGGATCGATTTGCGAGGCCACCGTTTGCTACACAGGCGACATTCTAGATTCCGATCGCAACAAGTACACCATGGAATACTATATCTCCTTCGCCAAGGAGCTAGAGAAGATGGGGGCGCACATTCTAGCGCTCAAAGACATGTCCGGTCTTTGCCACCCCAAAGCAGCCTACAAATTAATCAAAGCTCTCCGCTCGGAGATCGCTATTCCTGTACACTTCCACACCCACGACACCAGTGGCATCGCCTCAGCATCGATCGTCAAAGCCGCTGAAGCCGGCGTCGATATCGTGGACCTTTCCATCGCGTCCCTGTCCGGTCTCACTGCGCAAGCGAACCTGAATTCGATCGTAAAAGCCTTCGTTGGCGACAAGCGGGACACTCGGCTCGATCAAGAGTACCTGGATCAACTCTCTATCTATTGGGAGGCAGTTCGTCAATTCTATGAGCCTTTTGATACCAGCCCCAAATTTGGCACCGCGGAAGTCTACGGACACGAAATGCCGGGAGGACAATACACAAATCTGCGTGAGCAAGCGCGAGCTCTTGGATTGGGAGCCCGCTGGACCGAAGTCGTTCGCTACTACGAAGAGGTGAACCAAATTCTTGGGGACATCGTAAAGGTGACCCCTAGCAGTAAAGTAGTAGGCGATCTAGCGATGTTCCTCCTCACCAAAGGTGTAGAGCCCAAAGACATGGTGAACCTGCCCGAAGGAACTTCGTTCCCCGAGTCGGTCATGGACATGCTCTCCGGCGGCCTCGGTCAACCTATGGGCGGCTGGCCTAAGGCGGTACAGAAGGTTGTGCTTGGAAACCGCAAGGCTCATAAAGGCCGTCCTGGTGCCCGCGCTCCCAAGGTCGACTTCGACAAAGTGAGAGAAGAAGTTACTGCCATCACGAAGCGCAAGTGCACCGACGATGAACTCTGGGAGTACCTTATGTACCCGGATGTATTCAAAAGCCTCGTGGCATCGATAAGGAAATACGGACAGGCATCCGGTCTCCCGACACCGGCTTTCTTTTATGGGCTAAAGCCGGGTGAAGAAATATCCGTCGAAATCGAGGAAGGTAAGACCCTTATCGTCAAACTAATCTATGTGAGTGAGCCCAACGACGATGGAGAGCGCATTTTAACGTTCGAACTCAACGGTAAAGCCCGTGAATGCGTTATCACGGATACCTCGATCACCATCGAATCGAAGCGACGCGAAAAGGCGGACTCTGCGGACTCTAAACAGATCGGTGCGCCGATACCCGCCATGGTAAGCGGTCTCTCGGTAACAGTGGGCACCAAAGTAGCGAAGGGCGACAAACTCGCGATTCTGGAAGCAATGAAAATGCAAACCACCGTATACGCTCAGGAAGACGGGGTAATCGACCAGATCGCTGTCCAAGTGGGCGATCAAGTGGAAAGCAAAGACTTGCTCATCGCTTTACGATAATCCGGCTCTTTCGACAACAGTTCAAATAAATGCCTGTGACCGCTTTTGATTAATTCACAGGCAGTAGCTAAGGATTGACCTCATAGCCCGATTTATCAGATTGTTATATACGCCGTGCTTTACCCCTAAATGAAATTTTCAATGAAAAGCCGTATTCTAGCTTCCTTACTCTTTCTAATCTTTGGTTTTTTCTCAACTGCAACCCCCGCAGCTGACAAGCCTAACGTCGTTCTTCTGCTGAGCGACGACCAAGCCTGGAATGACTACGCGTTCATGGGACACCCCCACGTCCGCACGCCACACATCGATAAACTCGCGACCGAGAGCATCGTCTTCCCTCGAGGGTATGTACCTACCGCGTTGTGCCGTCCTTCCCTGATGACTTTAGCGACCGGACACTACGCGCATCGCCACGGCGTAACCGGAAACGACCCGTCTCCCAAATACGCGGAAAGGAACTCCACTCTCTACAACACTCGCAGAGCCCAACTCATTTCATATATTGACGGATTCGATACGCTTCCCGAACTCCTAGGAGAGCAAGGCTACCTGAGCCATCAAAGCGGCAAGTGGTGGGAGGGCAACTATACGCGAGGCGGATTTACTCACGGTATGACTCGAGGCTTTCCCCAGCCTGGCGGTCGGCATGGCGATGATGGACTGAA
Coding sequences within it:
- a CDS encoding Dabb family protein, whose protein sequence is MLTRFALLISILAMTFGCSSDPDSESASSKVPLLRHVVLFKFKDEATDAQVGKIVDAFGELPSKIPSIVEYQWGTDVSIEGKANGFTHCFLVSFADDSGRAEYLPHPDHKAFVDLLLPSLDKVTVVDFFATDSQGATDTDGKLRHVVLFDFKEGMTEKSQEAIETKFTSLPGDISEIAAYEWGFNNSPEGLDDGYSHCFLVTFEDEVGRGVYIPHPSHKEFGGIVRPNVEKVLVFDFYNGK
- a CDS encoding carbohydrate-binding family 9-like protein translates to MAKNNFYFPLIIVIGLFFTSCTLRDADTSDQILKSYEIAFTQSSIVIDGKLNEGAWKSVPPVDDFQFPWWTEGKKEKTKAKLLWDDRYLYVSFVCKDSHIWAEHTDRDSPVYKDDCVEIFTSPNPDNLMDYFNIEMNVKGISLDFQHPEGPGSKVSWDPDIRIATSIVGTLNDDSDTDSLWTLEVAIPFAAFSHVAKNTPPKPGDDWRLNLHRLGGQTNFQYSQWNPSKSDKVLFHAPEFFGRVTFVK
- a CDS encoding VOC family protein, which translates into the protein MKVTDIAFTGYPVTNMPRARDFYEKKLGLSPTVYELEKGASWVEYEMRSGTLAITDIDLNWQPQDNGPSIALEVDDFDAMMIHLRDNGFTICADKIDTPVCEIGTIQDSEGNMITIFSKKAVYSEFSNAIVNSA
- a CDS encoding S8 family peptidase, producing MKYRLALLVAILALVYFGGRYAYDGVFQAEDPKDTSWTENKDPTPMPDFVELAESHPFENKGTYTLPEFSPPDGLAKRGELLVSFADPQSYRYFLGSSDHNRIRIIDRNDLLNSIRLGVHNEEAASRIRDLAGSDASFDYNYVVAAPNSPQPSPSRRAGVPFENQALEWLGVPREHEDWGQGVKIAILDTGVAEHFILGDKSIERKILVESTENPDSEYNGHGTAIASILIGEDGLGIAPAADLISIQVMDSDGLGDSFTLAEGIIEAVDSGVSVISMSLGSYGYTRVLDDAVAYALSRGVALVASAGNDGGNMVPYPAQFQGVIGVGAIDADSKRAEFSNYSPSVDIAAPGVGVFAAWGDEEWISFSGTSAAAPYVSGSIAATLSLNPSLGPQEAADLLLQYADDGGAPGVDVETGNGTLNIDRVLSRDEPNIYDAAVGDFYLDYSQATASAIPLLVTVENRGTERLNSVSMEIVQNGGFPQKVYLGSLLENETTAHTIYLDRTQLAPEFGYTIQAETIISGREDSRSDNDAKSGSLVIATEEP
- a CDS encoding HAD-IA family hydrolase gives rise to the protein MSQKFEAFLFDLDGTLVDSNGIVERVMKAWCQQNGVSYSEIKDRSHGSRSVDTVAAVAPHLDAVQAAADIEAEERGELADLREIEGARSFLSQVPQGRWGIATSSYLLTAKAKLRAASIPIPSVLVAADGVLEGKPHPEAYLKASMELGYRPEDCLVFEDSETGVRSALNAGCRVFAVGSSLVMNESRIVGRGASFSELQLLVDRDGRLEIVLDSTLV